NNNNNNNNNNNNNNNNNNNNNNNNNNNNNNNNNNNNNNNNNNNNNNNNNNNNNNNNNNNNNNNNNNNNNNNNNNNNNNNNNNNNNNNNNNNNNNNNNNNNNNNNNNNNNNNNNNNNCCCTGGCCACCCCCCCCCCAGTTTTACGCTATGCCCCTATGGGGATACATATATTGCGAGGCCCATCAGGCGGTGTCTTGCGCCGCCTGCACCTgcggtagttgcggcactggctTGAGCGTacaatagataattaataattataaatgtataactataggCGCTTACCAGTCTGGAAGTCTATCTAAATGTTAAACAATACTTATTAGTCTTTATGTACTCACCTAGGTATAAGCGCACAAAGtgtgtatattttgtactttttgtaatgttaatttttatgttattgtacatttgtgtatttgtaatttgtatacactatactatgtacaatgatttttttatgagaaaataGATAGTTAGCCGgatgtattgttataaaataatgattactaatatattatatttcgttgtaacttgtaaggaTAATAACATTTGTTTCACTCATTTTGAGTTTATCCTTTCCAAGCATTGAATAGGCAGCTAAATTTACATTGTGGCAGTAATGTTTTAGAATTTTACCATAGATTAAACATACATGACGTACCGTTTAATGTATCATTTTGCTATGTATTTaaaaccgtattattattacagctgtttaatattgaatttgaatcTTGGCTACACTGTTTGTATGCAACAATACgttgttatcatttattatcaAAGCGTACTGGACTAATTCGTTATGcgtattgaaatttgaaatattgaacagttcaaatgttcaatacttcaatatttcaaattaaactaggtacttatttgagttttgaattttgaatcaaatagttttattgttgtaagtttgtattttgttactcttaatataatattcagtattgagttttaaaattcaaattttaccgttaaaagttataaaatgtttaaggatttttgtttctatatagtttaaaaaaatgcttaaacccaagaaaaataataacccATCGAAAAAACGAGACGATGACAACGATAATGCTGCTCGCCCTAAAACATGTAGTTATGAGCCGAAACCTACTTTGTATTCATCGATCATTCAAACAGAATCAAAGTTGAGGAACATTTCACTTTCTCGATTAGAGCCTAAGCCAAATACGATCAAAGTATGAACAATGTATGTTTACGTAAAATTATTtctgattgtatttttttttatgttcagcGAAGTGTCAGGGAAGTAAATTTTCCATTGACTGAACATgtttatgactataataatatggtaaacgTCGGGTTAAAGAGCAATTCAAGTACTGTAACAAAACCCAAGCCCAGGGAAGCACATTCAACAAAAAAACCAGAACCCAAGTTAAGTGATTATTACACACCAAGTTTTGATAATGTCCAACGGATACAAATGGACAGCCTAAAAACTAATCCAGAGTTAACAGTACAGTATGACGGTTTGGCAGTGTCGAGATTACTGAACGAAATTGATGATTTAATCTTTAGATAAATAATGTGTAGTTAAGTAAATTATACTAactgtttgttatttatttaaactttgtgGTATTTTTAATTCGCAAATATGATTAAGACAATCTTGTTTATTAAACTTTAGTAATGATGAGATTTTGATCCAGTTACTATTTGGAATAATTCTTTAATGAACAATAAGATCATgttagattttattaattttaataatattttatttttgttattcccTTAATTTAAGATAccaatttaattcaattatttattgaacacTTAAAGCTCTAATGATaaagtttttttgtaatagatggatagtataatattatgatcatttttacTTAGTATGCAGgttatgcaaaatatatttttaattggtatatcaTTTGTTTTCTTACTTCTTTATACACtttgtataacattaatataatataattatcatgtaACCAAAAGATATTATATCAACACATTTACACACAATGAACAATTTATTGTGGTTAGGAGGTtatgtgaatttaaaattaaatttggtatatcacttttattaaaaatatgtttgaccAAATTTTTAGGAAGatgattttgtaaaattcaaaatatcataacataatattatacataagacATACCTTGACATAAAACATTAATGGAAGTGTAATGGTGAGGTGAAAGGTAATTTATACAGATTGTAcattataccgggtgattcttttatcaaacaacactcattatttcaaaaagtgtaagtttttttgaaaatatttttttacatactttcaagtcgcttataaaacaacgtttttcttaaaaaattatatctttaaatattttttatccttataattttttaagttttttacttttttgaatgacaacatagggttttaattttttattccaaagcagaatatttttcttaatattttgttacatgaAAATCGAANNNNNNNNNNNNNNNNNNNNNNNNNNNNNNNNNNNNNNNNNNNNNNNNNNaaatataaattttaaattgatacatttttacaaaattcgaactttaaatactaaaaaaaaaattgtgctatgtatttttaatatttttcaactgcaattaaaactgataatgtccgtaaacagctcaaaaagagtcataattttatggtgtataaaaaatgaaaatataaactttcactgaaattttcatgtatctacaaaaattcgtttttgaattacaacaaaatcatatcatacatgagaaatcgagtgaatatccaatcttgtaaaaatatgaacttcgaacg
This portion of the Acyrthosiphon pisum isolate AL4f chromosome A1, pea_aphid_22Mar2018_4r6ur, whole genome shotgun sequence genome encodes:
- the LOC100575266 gene encoding uncharacterized protein LOC100575266; the encoded protein is MLKPKKNNNPSKKRDDDNDNAARPKTCSYEPKPTLYSSIIQTESKLRNISLSRLEPKPNTIKRSVREVNFPLTEHVYDYNNMVNVGLKSNSSTVTKPKPREAHSTKKPEPKLSDYYTPSFDNVQRIQMDSLKTNPELTVQYDGLAVSRLLNEIDDLIFR